TGGTAATGCTGTGAATTATGTACATGTGGCAGGAAGGTGCCACAATGCCAGAGGATTCAGCAAAGACAACCCCCAAAGATAACCGGCGTCAGTCACAGTCCCCACCTGCTCGGAGGGGACATGGCCAATCCCAACTCCTTGGCCACAAGGGTGACCCACAATCAGCTAATATCTGCAGTTCTCAAAGAGGGTCTGGTCCCCTGTGCATTAATCACAGTGCCTTTTGGGATCATGCAAGAAATCTGATCTTAAACACTGTATCATCATCATACCAATCTCCCATTAGCCTGGGTGCAGCCTGCAGTCCTATTCAGTGGAGCTTTTGGAGGGGCCAGTTTAAGATTCCTGGTTGCTCGATGCCTGATGGTGCCTGGAGGAAGGGAGCCTGGAGAAGCCTGCGCCAGCCCTGGCTGTGTCCTGAGACAGAAACCCCGTATCACGACATACCTAGAGTTATTAGGTGTCATAGTACAGAGACTCCAAACAGGCCTGTGAGCGTGTGCGCCCAAGTATTTAAATTAATACTGAAATAAAGTGCATATGTGACAGACACTCTACAACCCACATGGTGAGAGTCATTACAATTAGAaactcctgcctgagcttccagCTTTCATACCCTGTCCTGCCAAATTAGAATGCTGCAAATCTGataatgattaaaaatacaaaattatgcaGAAAACACGCTTTGATAAATTCTAATTGGATCACTGAGAAAAGTGATCTCCATGTCACTTTGGAGATAAAAGTGTGGACATAAAACTCTCATCGCGGCCCAAGGCAAATCACACCAATGTCCTGCCCTGCCCAAGGCTCCATGTCTTGGAAATTCTATGAGGTTAGCACGAGGATGAACTAAATACCAAGTGCAgttctcaaaggaaaaataaaagaaataaccacACGAGGGACTCTTCGGAACTGAGTCTGGAGGGGCTCCCCAGTCCACTCCAGGAGAATTTGCGGAAAACAAGTTTACTTCCTATTCCATTCATACCGCCTGTTTAAAAACCACCTCCTCCCCATTCCTGTAATTTGCATCGCTCTGGGCTCCTGACTCTGTTGCATCTTTCTTACATTCTAAGGATATCTGGATTCGATTTACTTAAGAGCACATATggcttaattttgtatttctgatcATCATTTACTAAATTTGCCCCCATTTTATCAAATGATggttttttctcctatttttaataagttaaagctttttttttatcCAGCTTATCTAAAATCCCTAGCTTAAAATGAGTTTAATTCTagcaataaatacatgtttatctctgaattcttttataatttgaCAATATATGCTTTTCCCCAATATATTACtgtattaagagtttttaaaaggtaCAATAACATCTGATCTCTCTGTTTCACTGGATCATGCCCGAATGAGTCAATGCCTCCATCAAACAGAATATCTGGTATCACTTCATCTAATTAAAAAGAACATTCAGTGTGCACATGCACCCATGATGAGAAGAAAACACCAAAGCAAACGgccaaaaaaaaggagaatccCAGGATTTCTGTGTGAACCCATACAGATACCATAAATATTTATCGCTAGAAACAGTATTTCAAACAAAAGGTCTTCGGGCAAGTATTAAAACTGCCTTGGATACAAGGGGCCCTATCACTTGTAAAACGCTGCAAATTTgataaataatgattaaaaatacaaaattacgcAGAAAATGCCCTTTGATaaattgatctttaaaaaaaaatcttaattgagGTTCTCTAAAAGGAGCCTTCTAGGCAACATGCCCGCTAGGTGTACTGATTGCTGGGGGGCTGGTGACAGGCGAATCGATGTGGCTCCCTCAGCCCCCTCCTGGGAGCAGCCTGGACAGACAGCCTGGAAACGTGCGCGGCCCCGTGGTCCTGGTAACAGCAGTGGCACGACACGCAGCGGAGCCGCCTCCTCCTCCGCACCCAGCCCCGCGGCCTCGCCGTGGCCCTGGACCCCGCGCCAGGCACACAGGCCCTCACGTCCTCTTCTTCCAGGGCGGCGGGCGCTTCTCCTTCTGTGCATCGGCCTGGCGCTTCTTCTCGGCCTCCTCTGCCTTGCGCttctcctccttggcctccttgTACCGCCACTTGGGGATCTGCAGGTGGCCGCTGTCCTTGGTGCTGCCCTTCCGCGCCGGCCTCTCGGGCTGAAAGGTGGGCGCGGGTGCCTTGGAGACGCGTACCCGGggcaccaccacgccgggccgCACGCTGCTCCGCCGCAGGCGCTGCAAGGGCAGGAGGCTGGACTTCCGCGGGGCGGGCGCGGCGGGGCCCCGGGTCCCAGGTGGCGGGGCGGGCGGGAGGCTGGCTCTCGGGGAGCCCTCCTGGGAGCCTGCGTCTGCCGGGCAGGTCCGCCCGCGCTGCCCCGTACCCCCCGCCGCCTCCGCCTCATGCGCCCGGGGCCCCCGCGCCGCCAGGATCTCCTGCACCGCCAGCCGCCGCTTCCCCACACAAGGGGGGCTCTCGGGACACACGGTCTGGCACACGATGGCTACGGCGGGGCTGTAGAGGCTGGTGGTCATCCTCACCATGTGGTCCAGGGCACCCCCGTCCTCCGGGCCCCGCACAGAGCGGGGCGTGAGCGCGGACAGGACGCAGTCCGTGAGCCTCTGCAGGCAGTTCTTGGAGCCCGCCGGCTTCCTCGCAGCCTCAGGGGGCGGCGGCAGCTCCGGCCGGTACTTTTCCCCAAACTGCTCCGGGCAGGGGCGCTCCAGCAACCTCTGCATGAGGCGAACGGCATCCACGCGGCCCGTGTAAGTGGCCCATTCTTGCGGTGACATTCCACGGCGGGGGTCCCTCGCGTGGACATCCGCCCCtgcaaaacacaaaacacaaacagGAGTGGGTGGCGGCAACCAGTACTCTTCCCCCTCAAGGCAGAGCCTGGGGCAAAGGCAAAACTGTCCCCACACCTCCTAACAGACTCCACCCTAGACCCAGCCACTCCGTGAACCCCGTGTACATCTGAGCGCCCGAAGAtgggcctggagtgcagtggtgggaacaCAGCCCACTGCAGgctcgacctcccgggctcaagcgatcctcccaagtcagcctcccgagtagctgggactacaccaccacccagccaattttctgtagagatggggtcttgctatgttgcccaggctggtttcgaactcctgggctcgagcaatcttcccgcctccacctcccaaagtgctgggattacaggcatgagccaccatgccccgcccaaCCTGCCTTTTAAGTGCTCCGTTTCATTATCTGTCCTGAATAAAACCCCACCTGAATTCAGCACGTAAACTGCAGAATGTTTGAAGAAATAAGACCCTATAGCCGTCCGTCAATGGAGAGATGACTGGACAACAAAGGGGCCTTGGATACTTGAATGCTGCGCCTAGAATGTTCTAAAACTACGACCAGTAACAGTCACTCGCAAAGTGGTCGGCGCCCCAGTTGTGGCCTCACTCTGAGGACTGCCATGGGTTCTGGACTGTGGGAAATGGGTGTCCTTTGCTTCTCCCACTGAGGCCTAGCTGGCCCGGTTCTGTCCACGTCTAGCAGATGGTGGCTTTTCCGGGacagaaaaattcatttttgtttgccCAATACATCTCATGCTGGTCGGTAGGGGGcgtgaatttttaaaacacttgttGCAAAATGAATGGCAGTCACAGTGGCTATGGGACCTGCCTGGGACCACCAAGCTGGTAACAGAGAGAGGGTCTAAGACTTGGGGTTTCCTGATCTCAGTCTAAAGGACTTCCTACCACCTGCTGGCAGGGCTGCTGTGATGGTTAGTTTTAGTTTTCTATGTCGACTTGGCTAGGCTAGAATACCAGTGATTTAATCAAACATGGATCTAGGTGTTGCCCCAAAGGTATTGTGCAGCTGTGGTTAACATCTATAATCAGTTGACTACGTCAAGGAGATTATCcttcataatgtgggtgggcctcacccAATCAATTGAGGGCCTTCAGAACAAAGAGCGAGGTTTCctgtagaaaaagaaattccgcCTCAAGACTGTAGCATCTACTTACtcctgcctgagtttccagcTCTCACGCCTACCGCACCAACTTCAGACTCACCAACCCCCACAATCATacaagccaattccttaaaataaatctcttgatATCCACATCCTATTGGTTGACTAACATGCCCCTTACACAGTCTCCCCAGTCACTCTCTTAATAAATCTCCCCAGACCACCCACTGCCCCCAAATATTGCAAAATTAAACTTGAACTCAACTTGATGAAATTGCGTAAATTTCAACATTGCAGTATGGAAATTAATCTGGAATTGCTGTTCAATTAACCTTGGTCTAATCTCAGTCCCACATACTGTTAAAAATCATtgaggggccgggtgcggtggctaacacttgtaattccagcactttgggaggccgaggtgggcagatcacctgaggtcaggagttcaagacgagcctagccaagatggtgaaaccccatctctactaaaaacacaaaaaaattagctgggtgtggtggtgggtgcctgtaatcccaactactcaggaggctgagacaggagaactgcttgaacccaggaggcggaggttgcagtgagctgagattgtgccactgcactccagcctgggtgacagagtgaaactccatctcaaaaaaaaaaaaaaaaaaatcattgatgaTTTCAAGTCCCATTAGTCAGATCTCCACAGGCAAAGCAACATGGAGAACTAGGGCAGTTAGCTGGTCTGAGTCTCTCCAGGCCTGACGGGTGCTTCTTCATTTACATCCCACACTCCCACACAGACCCAGGTGTCTGACAAGAGATGGCTATCAATATGTGCCGAAGTGAGGGGTCCCCAGCCGCTGCCCTGCCCTGCCGCCTGCAGTGGTATCACGGCTCTGGCAGACCTAGCTCACCTGAGCTTGTCTGGTAAGGATCTTAACTCCGTGACACATTAAAGAATAGCTGTATTAGAAGAGTGGTAATTATTTGGAACTGGAGATCAGGATGGAACTCATTAGCTAGAGTACAATTTATAAACTGACTAAAATGAAAAGGGGGCAGTAAAAGTGTCATTGCAAAAAATAGATGACACATTAAACCTTAATTAATTGCATGTCActtaaaaaaggaacaaactgcaaaattaaaatcttaatgaACAGTGCCTGAAAGagacatttttcaaattaatgGAAAACTAGAGGGAAAGCTATCCAAAGTTTTGTACTCTTCGTCCTGATGTTCACCTACCTTTTCTGATCTCAGAAAATACAAACACTCTAAGGAACAAAGGCCATTGAGCCCTAGAATCTGAGTTATGCTATAAATTGGGGATCTGCTGCCTTGGAAATGAGTGTGAAGGGGCACATGAATGACCTGAAGACAGTGGTTAAACTACAAAAGACAAGtactgatgatgagcattataCAAACACCTTCCAGAGAACACAGAGGATTTCTGAAACACCACTGTATCCATCTTCTCCCCAGGAGAGCCCCAGCATTCTCACCTACCACCCGTTGTTGTTTGCTCAGGTGGACATGAGTGGGGCTGCTGACCACGGGTCCATTTGCTGCATTGCTGCGTGCTCTAAGTCTACACAAAATCCTCTGTTTCACTTGAGGCAGCAACATTCCCGGTTCTTAGCAATGCATCACGATCAGTCTAACCCAGGACTTCTGgacctcagcactactgacataTTGGGCCAGGTGATCATTTGGTGTGGGCTGTCCTGCGCACTGGAGAATGTTTAACAGCATCCCTGATCCCTACCTTCTTCTAGATGCCAGTGGCACT
This Callithrix jacchus isolate 240 chromosome 2, calJac240_pri, whole genome shotgun sequence DNA region includes the following protein-coding sequences:
- the ANKRD33B gene encoding ankyrin repeat domain-containing protein 33B, which gives rise to MVLLAGTGPEGGGARCMTPPPPSPPRGAQIEEDPTDYEEFEDFSSLPDTRSIASDDSFYPFEDEEEQGVENAESLPEGVPEAASLLRAACANDVGLLRALVRRGVSVEEAQETDRNGRTGLIVACYHGFVDTVVALAECPHVDVNWQDSEGNTALITAAQAGHAIITNYLLNYFPGLDLERRNAFGFTALMKAAMQGRTDCIRALMLAGADVHARDPRRGMSPQEWATYTGRVDAVRLMQRLLERPCPEQFGEKYRPELPPPPEAARKPAGSKNCLQRLTDCVLSALTPRSVRGPEDGGALDHMVRMTTSLYSPAVAIVCQTVCPESPPCVGKRRLAVQEILAARGPRAHEAEAAGGTGQRGRTCPADAGSQEGSPRASLPPAPPPGTRGPAAPAPRKSSLLPLQRLRRSSVRPGVVVPRVRVSKAPAPTFQPERPARKGSTKDSGHLQIPKWRYKEAKEEKRKAEEAEKKRQADAQKEKRPPPWKKRT